TCGGTGATTTGTTTCCTAGCGGCTTCGGCAACCAAGTCTTCCACCAATCGTTTTTGGCGGAGTAATTCATCATTGAGTTTTACAGCGTCGCCAATTTCTGGCGGTAGTTGCGGTGAGATTCGTAATTGCTTCTTTTGCCAGTATTCCGGCGGTATAGCAATTCCTGTGCTTAATAATGTACGCTTTGTTCTGCTGTAGCAGTATTGCAGAAATATTGGCGCGGTTCCATCTTTCTTAACTCTTTTGCTGCGGCAAATCGCTCTAATTGGTAACAACATAATTTGGTCGATTCATTGGTCGATTCAACAATGTGTCTACCTGAATTAAAGATCGGAAGAATAAAAATCGCACGCTGTTATGAATACCTGAAAATCAACCGGCTAGAAGTAAAGATGGGTAAAATGCAAAAAGGACCATCATTGCTGATAATCCTTTTTTGCGGACCGGACGGGAATAGTAAGTAAGATTAAGTAAAGTAGAAACCACTCAAATAATTCACCTAAATTTCTCCCTCAACCCCTTCATATCCTCCCCAATCTTCTTATCCAAGATCTTCGCATAATGCTGCGTAGTCCGCAGATTCCGGTGTCCCAGCATCTTTGACACCGTTTCAATAGGTACCCCGTTAGTCAGGGTGACCGTTGTGGCAAAGGTATGCCGGGCGATGTGGAAGGTAAGATTCTTATGTATCCCACACACGTCAGCGATCTCCTTGAGGTAGGCATTCATTTTCTGATTGCTGTTTATTGGCAGCACCAGGTCTTTGCCCTGACATTGAGGATGGTCTTTGTACCGGTCAATGATGGTAAGAGCGGCAGGCAGTAAAGGAATTCGCGCGGAAATATCCGTTTTCTGCCGACGGCTCACCAGCCACTGTTCACCATCAACGCCAATAATGATCTCAGAGCGTTTCAGCTTTTTTACGTCAGCGTAGGCGAGCCCGGTATAACAACTAAATAGGAAAATGTCCCGTACCACCCGGAGCCGGTCGATGGGGAATTGCTGGGCAACCAGGGTTTGCAGTTCGGTTTCTGTAAGGGCTATGCGTTCCACTTCTCGCAAGGTCATTTTAAAATTGGCAAATGGGTCCTTTACCAACCAGCCATGCCGTACACACCGGTTGATCACTTTCCGGAAATTGGTCAGGTACTTTATGGTGGAATTGTGGTTACACTTCCGCACGCTTTTTATCCAGAATTCATATTCGCTTATAAATTCGTAATCCAGCTTACTGATATCAATATCATCCACCTTGTACTTCCATTGTAAAAAAGTCAACGTATGTCGGTAGGCAGTTTGAAAACGTTCCAGGGTACCGGGCGCATATTCCAGACCTACCAACTCCGCCATCTGGTCGTTATGTTTCTTAAACACTTCCATCAGCATGTACTTATGCGTCTGGATCTCATGCCCATGAAAAACGGTCTTAATGTTCTCCGCAGTAACCGGGTGGCCATGATGTAATAATTGCTGACGGGCTTCATACACCTTCCGTTGTAATAGGTCCAGGTAGCTGTTAAGCGATCGTACATTCTCCGTTTTACCTTCGGCCCTACCGGAATCAGTATTCCATTTGGCCGGGTCCCACTTCCGTTTGGTGCTTATTTCACGGCAAACCTTATCAACTGTAACACATAGATAGATTGGCAACTCGCCTTCTCCTTTGTAATTCCTGGTGCTTTTGAGGTGAAAGAACAAACCGAAACTCTTTTCCATAATGACGCTGCATTTAATGGTTTAAAATTACCCCAGCGGGGCAGTTAAAAAATCGAGTTCAGTTCTTACAAAGTGTTAATAAACAGCGTCTTGAGTAAAGTTTCTGGAGTCTTTGTAAAATTAGATATGACTCCACGGATGACTCCGAAAAGTACATCCATAAAGCGGGGTAAAACCAGGTATGCCTAAAAAGCAAAAATCCTGCAAATCGTTGATTTTGCAGGATTTCTTACTTTAAGTTTATCTCAATTAACTGAGCTGAGCGGAGAGAGAGGGATTCGAACCCTCGGTACAGTTGCCCATACAACGGTTTTCGAGACCGTCCCATTCAACCGCTCTGGCATCTCTCCGAAAAGGGGGTGTAATTTAAATGTTTTGGGTTAACCTGCAAAAAAACTGCAGGACCATTGGTCCTGCAGGCTTTAAATTAGGAGATCTGTATTTAACGACTGTTAGGGATGTTCGTGTTTGGGCGAAACCAATTGGATGGCTGCTATTTCATTGCCCAGTTCTTTACCGAATTTTATAGAAATTTCCTGCGTAAACCTGTAGTGCAAACCTCCATATATTCTTGATACGGCGGCTTCATCCAGCATGGCCGACAGAGATTTGTAATTCCGTGCTGGTAATCCCCGCCAATCGTATGCATTGTCTGTTACAGGAATATCACCGAACTGTTTTATCAACACCTGTACATAGGGTGCATGAATTCCCACGAGACCTGATGTATATTCAGGGTAGGGCGGGGTAATTAAATAACTCATCCAGGCAGTGTCGATGTTCCGTCGAATATAGGTAACGGGTCTGATGAGGTTGTAATGAAATTTCGACCTGAAGGTGTTTATGCCACCATCTTTAAATGCAATCCCTGTTTTGGCATACACTTCTGCTGCTTCCCATAGCTTTGCCTTTTGATTTTCCAATACCCAGGTAATAATAGAAAGAACATGATGGGGTATAGGAATTCCTACGCCCGGGCCACCTGCATCAGCCCACCATGTGGCCGTTGCCTGTTGGTCGGCTTTTGCATTCTTGCCAATGTCGTATACTTCTTTAACTGCTTTATAAAATCGCGAGGATGTATCTTCTGAAAAAGGAAAGGGCATTGGTGGCGCCAGGTCCGTTAGGCTATATGCCAGGAAAGGCCTTGAGTCCTTCAGAAATGGTCCTACCGGCGGGGCATAAGCGGGTGGAGTTGGCACCCAGGAAGCAGGGGTTACTGGTGGTGGTACATAGCCCACACTGGAAAGATTGAAATTGTCGGTTAAGGACCAGTTGTAGATGGCTGTGGCAATGTCCCGGCCAAAGGTTTGTGAACGGTCAAGTACATCAGTAGTGCAGCTCGTTTTAAACCGGTTGTAATTAGCCATTTCCATGGAGTCTATGCTTGCCTTATTGGCATCAGAAAGACCGGTTAAAAACAGTTTAAACATACTTGCCAGGGCAGCGTTGGCACTTTCGCTCCACAAATACTTTTGCCAGGCATCTGCCTGTGGCATTGCCGGCATTTGATACAAACTGGGGGCTAAACTTTCGGCTCCTTTGTTTCCAGGTCGTACAGCTTCATAAAGGCCTACACCAATAAACCCAAAGTTCCTGAAATTCTGAAGAACGACTGGTTGTGGATTGGCTGGCCGTTGAACCATTGCTATAAATTTATACCAGTCATATACTACATTGGCGCTTTCTTCCTGCGGATGTGGTGGTTGATCTATTTTACGGCAACCAAATATCAGGCTTATTAGTAGTATTATGGGTAATAGTTTTTCACTACAACCTTTGGATATTGATAGCATAACGAATCATTTTGGGTTAAAAATGAATAGAAGAGTGAGAGATGCGAATCGTGATTATTGTATCGTAGTGGATGGATTGAAAACAATACTGGTTAACCTGTGATGTCTACTCAAAGGTAGCGGATAAATAATGTATAATTAAAATATAACCGGCCAAAACTGCCAAAGCCTGACGATGGTCAGTGTATCTCAGGAGCACTATTGGGAAGATACAAAAAAGCCCTCAAATCTTCCCGATTTGAAGGCTTTTGCCTGAAGCAACAGGTGATTTACCCTTGCACGGCACCGTGGAAGATCTCATTATGTACTGAGTCCATCAACTGTTGGTTGAACCAATGCGGGTATAAATTGGCTGGTTTTGTGAGCGCATCCAATTGCTGAATTTGCGTGGCGCTTAATTTAATTCTAATGGCTCCCAGATTATCTTCTAACTGGTGCATTTTTGTGGCACCGATAAGAATACTTGCCACAACCGGTTTGGTGAGCAACCAGGCCAGCGCTATTTGCGCAACAGAGGCCTGGTGTTCGCTGGCCAATTCTTTTAATACATCCACTACTTTAAAACCAAACTCTTTATCAAAAGGAATGAGGTCGAAGCCTGAGAGCCGGTTTTGCGGGTCTTTCAGATTTTCCCGGTTGTATTTCCCACTCAGAAAACCGCCTGCCAACGGGCCCCAGATGGTCATTCCAATACCGGCGTGTTGCATAAGCTGTACCACATCATGTTCCACATCCCGGCCAACTAATGTATAGTTCATCTGGCCATTACAGAAAGTAGCCCACCCGTTATCTTTCTGCATTTGATAAGCCAGTGCTGCTTTCCAGGCTGACCAGTTTGAGTAACCGACGTATCGTACTTTACCCGATTCCACCAGGCTGTTGAGTGCTGCCAGCGTTTCTTCCAACGGGGTAAAGGGATCTTCTTTGTGCAGCAGGTACAGATCTATATAATCTGTATTCAGTCGTTTTAAACTTTGTTCGCAGGAAAACAGGATATGCTTTTTCGATAGTCCGGCCTGGGTTACCGGGCTGCCTGTTCTAAAACCTGCTTTAGTGGTAATGATAACATTTTGCCGGTGTGGCGCCAGCAATTTCCCTAACATGATCTCTGATTGACCGTTAGCATATCCATCGGCGGTATCGAAAAAATTAATACCTGCTTCCAGGGACCTGTTGATCATTTCCTGCGCCAGTTGCTGATCAACTTTGTAAATAGCTTTAATGGAAGCATCGTCGCCGAAGGTCATGGCGCCAAAAGCCAGTTTGGATACGATAAGTCCGGTGTTACCGAGTGTAGTGTATTCCATAATTTTCATTTGTGATTTATCGTTAATGGGTCGTCAAAAATAAATACTATTTACGTATATCCATACCGGATAAAAAAGTTAAATTTAGAATAAGGCGTATTATTCATTCCGGAATTATTTCTTCCCCTTTAATCCGGCTCTGCTTTCATTTACACCAATCTAAATTTCTTTTTTATGAACCGATTAAACCTTACAACAGTAGTTGTGATCCTGGTAACGATTGCAGCCTGTAAAAAAAATGTTACTGCAGATAAAATTGCATTGGCCGCTAAAACCAGCCATGCGGTGGAAGAGTGTCAGCCTGTTATGTACAACCTGGTGGTTGATTCTGCTTCCGGCTTCTCCTATATTTTTAAAGTAGCGGGTTCGCCCGGCGCCGGCCCTATCTCCGTTACGCCCTATGTGGTAAGTGGCACCAACCAGTTGAAAGACTGCAGTGGTAATCCCATTTTGCGCGCCAGTGGGTTGTCGTACGATCCTGCAACCGGTGTCTTTTGGGGTACTACCGGCGCTACGGGGTCTGTACCAAATGCCATTTTAAAATTTATCGATCCTAATTGTGTAACCATAGTTTCTCTCCCCAACCCGTGTGGTCTTGTGCTTGATGTAAGCGATATAGAAAGGGACCAGACCTCAGGTGTGTTTTATGCTATCAACCGGGGAACGGTAGCGCCTAATAACCGGATCGTTAAACTGGGGGTGGCCGGTTCCTTTGCCGCTAATTGTTTACCTAATCCTTTGCCCGTGGGGCTGCGTGCACGTGGTTTAACTTTTAACTGCAACGGTCAGTTATACGTGATGCATACCAGCGGATCTTCGGGTACAATTGTATTTGTTGATAAAGTTACAGGCCTGAATGGCGCCACCTACCCATACCCGGGGCCAATCACTTCTTCGGCATCGGTGCCTGTGCCCGAGCTGGGTTTACATTTCGACTGTGGCTGTATCGGGCGTTTTATCACGGGTAGTTTTAATCCCACCGGGGCTCCGCTTATGACGGATGGCATGCCATCGGGATTGGGCACGCCTGTTTACAATGCCGTACTGGGTGGCCTGAAACCTACGGTTGATTTTGCCCGTCCTTAATTAGCGGAGGAATGATCCCGGAATGAAGGCCCGCCGAAGATTGCTTCGGCGGGTTTGTTTATTACTGTATTTTATCTAACTCCTGATTGATTAAACCTCAATTCGTCACTGCTTAATGAAAGCTCCATTGCTGCGGCCGTGAGCAAACCTCTTTCCATGGGACTGTAAACGATAATGCCGGTGTTGGTCTCCTGTCGCCCAATTTCCTGTATTCCATTTTAAAAACTAATTAATTATGTTGGTTTACTAACTCATGTTTGGTGGTTGTTTTAAATACCTGACTTAAGTGCGCACGATACTTCTTCATGTCGCGATCGATATTGGCGTTCTTTTCTATGTCGTGGAAATGAAAACTTGTCAGCGGTTTCATGCCGGTAAAAGCGTTCATCCGGTGGAACCCAAACAAGGGGCCTTCATCGACACTGTGTTCATTAAAGAATTCTCCAGGTAAAGTAAAGGCTGTCTCCGGTGCATTCCAACTGGTGGTAAGCATGTAATGTCTACCGTGCAGCATGCCGCCTGTTCCATAATTGATTTTGGGATTTTCTGCTTTACGTCCGTCGCTATGATAGATGCCTTTGTTATGACCGGCCGTAAATACTTCGTCGATGTATTTTTTGAATCCATGTGGTACCTGGAACCACCAGATGGGCGTGTGATAAATGATTACATCGGCCCAAACGAATTTCTCTACTTCTTCTTTGGGAACATATCCTTCAGCAATGTTTGTTTGTTTAATTTGCACTTGCTCCTGATCATCGAAAAAAGTAAGTGTTTCCGCTGTTACGGTTTGATTGAACCGTCCGCCTGAATGACCAAAATGTTGTCCTGCGTTTATGATTAAGATCTTTTTCATTCTCCTTCTATTTTTATTGACAGGGCAAAATTAGACCAGCCCCTGGTATTATAGAAATAAGATGATTTATACCTTTGTATCATAAAAATAATAGTTGATTATGGTTAACCTGGAATGGTACAGGACCTTTAAAGCGATCTATAGAACCGGAACGTTAACCGGCGCGGCGGATGCGCTGTTTATTTCACAGCCGGGTGTCAGCTTACATTTGAGTTCGCTGGAAACGTATGTGGGGTATAAACTATTCGATCGTACAGGGCGTAAAATGATCCCTACCGAGCGGGGTAAGGTATTGTACAATGCTATTGCTGATGCACTGACAAAACTGGAAGATGTGGAGATGAATTTTCAACGGTCGATAGAAAAGCATACGCCTACCATTAGTGTAGGCATGTGTTTTGAAACCTTCCAGATAACGCTGGAGCAGTATGTTTCAAAACTTCCATTTAACCTCATCATCAGTTTTGGCGAGTATCCGGAGATGTTGGACCAGCTGGATAAAGGCATTCTTGATCTGATCATCACGCCTAAAAAAGGAGTTTCAGGAACCATAGAACATGAAGCCTTTTCGTCGGAGAACATTGTGCTGGTAGGCGGCAAGGATGTAGATCTGGATGCATTCAGGAAAGTGCATAAAACCAAAAACAGGGATAAAACAGAGCAGTGGTTAAAACAACAAAAATGGTATGGGACCACCGGTGATATGGAGCATCTGTTTAGCTTCTGGACGTTGAATTTTGGCAAGAAGCCTGCCTTTCGGCCGAATTATATTGTACCGAACCTGAACTCTATTGTACGGTGTTTAAGCGGCGGTACAGGCCTGGCCGTGATCCCGGATTTTCTTTGTTATACGGAAATTGAAAGCGGCCAGATAAAACTGATCTGGGAAGGAGATAAGAAAGTGAAGAATACGCTTTATTTTGGTACAAGAAAGAAAACCACGCACCAGGAAGAAATTGATCATATCAAAGTGTTGTTCCGGCAGGTGATGGGAAAGATCAATCAGGGGAAACGTAAATAATAAGCAATGGACCCAATGATTTTCCCACCGGCTTGCTCCACCTTATTCATCACGGTGTCAATTGAGGGACTTGCATTAATATAGATCATGGTGCCATTGGCAGAGGGGTTGTTCTTAGCTGGATGTTCGTTTGTGCGTCTATCTTTTTTAGCTTTCCCATGGGATAAAAATTTGCGTGTAAAGAACTGTAAATGCAAATTTTTTGCCCGGCTATTTCTTAGCCCACAACGGCTTCTTTTTCAGTACTGTGTTATAAACGGGACAACCGGGGGCGTGGGCCCCGGGCAGGTAACCGGTACTCATTAAAAATTCATTTACTATTTCCCCACCGGTGAATTTGAATGTTTTTTTAAACAGCTTTACCCATTCCTCTTTTGTTTTGGGATGGTGTTGCTGGAGCCAGGTCTCAAATGAACCAAATTCTTTCTGGAGCGTTAGAATGGCTTTGGCATTTTCTATGGCGGCATTTACTTTTAGTTTATTGCGGATAATGCCGGCATCATTCAACAGGCGTTCCCGGTCAGATTCTTTGTACGCTGCTACCTTCTTTATGCTGAAATTGCTATAGGCTTTGCGGAAGCTTGCTTCTTTTTTCAGGATGGTTTCCCAGCTTAAACCTGCCTGGTTGATCTCCATGATCAAGCGGCCAAACAATTCATCATCATCGTGAATAGGAAAGCCATAATGATTATCATGATAATGTTTATGCAGGCTGCGCCTGGGTTCTTCCATGGAAGGGATTACGCTGCAATACGACATGTGGGTAGATTATTAATGCCTAAAGGTATTGATAATGCCTGGTAATTTTTGTAGCCAAACTGGTTTTAGTTGTAGTCTGGTTGACGGGCAAAAAAATAGACTATCCGGGTGGGAATAGTCTATGTAAACTAAGAAACCGCCGAAAAATTATTTCTTATATAAATTGAGCATCGGTTTTCTAAAAGTTACGCCTGTTCCATCTTTTTCAGTTCTCAACCTGCAATTTAATTTTATAGGTCCTTTGGGCAGATCATTTAAAAAATTAACTGTTGTGCTATACAAGCTATCGCTCTTTGTACTGGTGGTTGAAAGTATGGCGTTTTTTATAACTTTGTTATTTGTTTGATCGTATAATTCAACAAACGCTTTCACTCCCTCCATGTTTGAATATAAATATGCGCTAAATGAAATGGAATCTGCGGGGTAATTACTGATATCAAAATTAGCAATGGCTACTCTTGGCCACATACTTCCAGAAGCATTATTGGACAAATACCCATAATCCTGACCTGGAAAATAGATGATCGTCTCTTTTTCGTCTATTCCTTTGCAAACGTATTCCGTTTGCTGAATTTCGTTACTGTCTAAAATGTTGTTGCTATTTTGATCAACCCCCGAAATGATCTTATATCCTCCGTACTTGCAATATGCACCAATAGATTCAGGTATTTGAACTGTCAGGGAATTTTTTTCGACCTCTTTTTTGCATCCATAAAAAATAACAATGGCCAGAGCGATGAGAAAAAAAAGTGATTTAGTCTTCATTATTACGGTTTTCGAACAGTGCTTTAAATAGGGCCGTAAGTTATAATAAACACAGATCAGCTATGGATGAATTTGATAGACGTGCTGTTTAGACGTAAAACCGTGCATTTTTGCCAATAACTGTGCAACAGAAAATTGTTTAGTTGCGGGCGCTGTTTTAGTAGTAATGGAAAATTATTACAGAAATGATAAATAAGGCGCCTGATTTTGCTTCCCCGGCTTTTTGTCGCAATTTTGCACCCGAATGTTGCAGATAGGTAATATACAACTCCCTGATTTCCCGTTGTTACTGGCGCCCATGGAAGATGTGAGCGATCCGCCGTTCCGGGTGGTTTGTAAAGCAAACGGGGCCGACCTGGTGTTTACTGAATTTATTTCCAGTGAAGGCCTCATCCGTGATGCCATCCGTTGCCGCCGCAAGCTGGATATTTTTGATGAGGAACGGCCCACCGGTATTCAGCTGTTTGGGGGCGATGAGGAGCGACTGGCCATGGCCGCAAAGATCGTGGATGTTACGCAACCCGAGCTGCTGGATATTAATTTCGGCTGCCCGGTTAAAGGGATCGTTGCCCAGGGCGCCGGCGCCGGCGTTTTGCGCGATGTTGACCTGATGGTGCGACTGACGGAAGCCTGTGTAAAATCAACCAACCTGCCGGTTACGGTGAAAACCCGCCTGGGTTGGGATGACAATACCAAAAACATTGAAGAGGTGGCTGAGCGGTTACAGGATGTGGGTATTAAAGCTCTTACCATTCATGGCCGTACGCGTTGCCAGTTGTACAAAGGCGAGGCCGACTGGAGCCTTATTGCCAAAATAAAGAACAATCCACGTATTCATATTCCCATTTTTGGGAACGGAGATATTAATAGTCCGCAAAAAGCGCTTGAATATAAGGACCGCTATGGCGTTGATGGTATCATGATCGGGCGGGCGGTTATCGGGTATCCCTGGCTGTTCAGGGAGATCCGGCACTACCTGCAAACAGGTGAATTATTACCGGCGCCTACAGTTGTAGAACGTGTTGAAGTTTGTAAACATCAGTTGCGTAAATCGGTGCAATGGAAAGGACCCATCGCCGGCATCTATTCCATGCGGGGGCATTACCTGAGGTACCTCAAAGGCTTACCTGGCGTTAAAGAATTCCGCACTCAGTTGATGACGCTCACCGAGCCCGAAGCCATCATGGCCGTGCTGGATGACATCCTGGTTCGTTATGAGGGATTCGTCATGGAAAGAACACCGATTGAAATGGTGAACTATCATGAGAATTGTCCCTTATAAGTCCAAATTAATATCTACCCGTAAAGCTTTTAACCCGCTTACACCCTGTAATTCTTCCAGCTCCAGGAACTCTATACCTGGCTGTAATAATCTTTTATTTTGCAGGAACAGGATGTATTCCTGGTATTCTTCGGCTTCTTTGGGGTTACTGTATACCATAGCTATCTTTCCCGGTTGTGTTAGTCTTTCCTGGGTACCGCGAATATGCACTTTATCGAGGCGTTTCTTCATGATCTCATAACGAATGTTATAAGAACCTTCCACATCAAACCGCCGTTCATCGCGGCGGAAACTGATGCTCATGGGCTGACTGTGGATCAAGATCAATTGTGTTGTTTGCAATGGAATGGGCAGGGTTGGCTGCATGGCATGGATCATCTGCGCTATTTCGGCCATGGAGGTTAATTGGAATAACTGGATGTTTTTCAGGAATAACATATTGAACGGATGGTGCGGCGCAATGGACTGCCCGATGTAGATCGTGTATTCAACGCCGTCTGTGCGATACCGTTCAAAGTAATGGGGGTACGACTGCTGCATAATGGCTTCCTGCTGTTGAAAGGTGTGTAATACCGCATTGTTGATGGTGCTGAGGGATAACTCATAGTCGTTCCGGTTGCGGTATAAAAATCCACTGAAGTCATTCACCTGGTTAAAGTAATTATTGATGATGTCCTGCGTTTGAGGATGGCTGCCTTTCAGGTGCTTTAACACGGTGTGTACTTCATTGTTAAAGAACTCGGTAATGCGCACTTCATCTTCGGCTGTAACTCCCTGTGCAATGGCCTGCCGGTAATTGAAATTCTTGAATTTTAATCCTTCCAGCAAAGGCAGTGGGAAGCGGGCCTGCAACAGGTCGAACGTTTCATCAACCAGGGTAATGTGTTCCATCAGGTCTTTCTGAAGGGCGCGGCTGCGTTCAACTGAGGAGT
The Niastella koreensis GR20-10 genome window above contains:
- the dusB gene encoding tRNA dihydrouridine synthase DusB — encoded protein: MLQIGNIQLPDFPLLLAPMEDVSDPPFRVVCKANGADLVFTEFISSEGLIRDAIRCRRKLDIFDEERPTGIQLFGGDEERLAMAAKIVDVTQPELLDINFGCPVKGIVAQGAGAGVLRDVDLMVRLTEACVKSTNLPVTVKTRLGWDDNTKNIEEVAERLQDVGIKALTIHGRTRCQLYKGEADWSLIAKIKNNPRIHIPIFGNGDINSPQKALEYKDRYGVDGIMIGRAVIGYPWLFREIRHYLQTGELLPAPTVVERVEVCKHQLRKSVQWKGPIAGIYSMRGHYLRYLKGLPGVKEFRTQLMTLTEPEAIMAVLDDILVRYEGFVMERTPIEMVNYHENCPL
- a CDS encoding LysR family transcriptional regulator encodes the protein MVNLEWYRTFKAIYRTGTLTGAADALFISQPGVSLHLSSLETYVGYKLFDRTGRKMIPTERGKVLYNAIADALTKLEDVEMNFQRSIEKHTPTISVGMCFETFQITLEQYVSKLPFNLIISFGEYPEMLDQLDKGILDLIITPKKGVSGTIEHEAFSSENIVLVGGKDVDLDAFRKVHKTKNRDKTEQWLKQQKWYGTTGDMEHLFSFWTLNFGKKPAFRPNYIVPNLNSIVRCLSGGTGLAVIPDFLCYTEIESGQIKLIWEGDKKVKNTLYFGTRKKTTHQEEIDHIKVLFRQVMGKINQGKRK
- a CDS encoding aldo/keto reductase codes for the protein MEYTTLGNTGLIVSKLAFGAMTFGDDASIKAIYKVDQQLAQEMINRSLEAGINFFDTADGYANGQSEIMLGKLLAPHRQNVIITTKAGFRTGSPVTQAGLSKKHILFSCEQSLKRLNTDYIDLYLLHKEDPFTPLEETLAALNSLVESGKVRYVGYSNWSAWKAALAYQMQKDNGWATFCNGQMNYTLVGRDVEHDVVQLMQHAGIGMTIWGPLAGGFLSGKYNRENLKDPQNRLSGFDLIPFDKEFGFKVVDVLKELASEHQASVAQIALAWLLTKPVVASILIGATKMHQLEDNLGAIRIKLSATQIQQLDALTKPANLYPHWFNQQLMDSVHNEIFHGAVQG
- a CDS encoding site-specific integrase encodes the protein MEKSFGLFFHLKSTRNYKGEGELPIYLCVTVDKVCREISTKRKWDPAKWNTDSGRAEGKTENVRSLNSYLDLLQRKVYEARQQLLHHGHPVTAENIKTVFHGHEIQTHKYMLMEVFKKHNDQMAELVGLEYAPGTLERFQTAYRHTLTFLQWKYKVDDIDISKLDYEFISEYEFWIKSVRKCNHNSTIKYLTNFRKVINRCVRHGWLVKDPFANFKMTLREVERIALTETELQTLVAQQFPIDRLRVVRDIFLFSCYTGLAYADVKKLKRSEIIIGVDGEQWLVSRRQKTDISARIPLLPAALTIIDRYKDHPQCQGKDLVLPINSNQKMNAYLKEIADVCGIHKNLTFHIARHTFATTVTLTNGVPIETVSKMLGHRNLRTTQHYAKILDKKIGEDMKGLREKFR
- a CDS encoding NAD(P)H-dependent oxidoreductase; translated protein: MKKILIINAGQHFGHSGGRFNQTVTAETLTFFDDQEQVQIKQTNIAEGYVPKEEVEKFVWADVIIYHTPIWWFQVPHGFKKYIDEVFTAGHNKGIYHSDGRKAENPKINYGTGGMLHGRHYMLTTSWNAPETAFTLPGEFFNEHSVDEGPLFGFHRMNAFTGMKPLTSFHFHDIEKNANIDRDMKKYRAHLSQVFKTTTKHELVNQHN
- a CDS encoding DNA-3-methyladenine glycosylase I; the protein is MSYCSVIPSMEEPRRSLHKHYHDNHYGFPIHDDDELFGRLIMEINQAGLSWETILKKEASFRKAYSNFSIKKVAAYKESDRERLLNDAGIIRNKLKVNAAIENAKAILTLQKEFGSFETWLQQHHPKTKEEWVKLFKKTFKFTGGEIVNEFLMSTGYLPGAHAPGCPVYNTVLKKKPLWAKK
- a CDS encoding DUF7151 family protein, giving the protein MKTKSLFFLIALAIVIFYGCKKEVEKNSLTVQIPESIGAYCKYGGYKIISGVDQNSNNILDSNEIQQTEYVCKGIDEKETIIYFPGQDYGYLSNNASGSMWPRVAIANFDISNYPADSISFSAYLYSNMEGVKAFVELYDQTNNKVIKNAILSTTSTKSDSLYSTTVNFLNDLPKGPIKLNCRLRTEKDGTGVTFRKPMLNLYKK
- a CDS encoding vanadium-dependent haloperoxidase, whose product is MLSISKGCSEKLLPIILLISLIFGCRKIDQPPHPQEESANVVYDWYKFIAMVQRPANPQPVVLQNFRNFGFIGVGLYEAVRPGNKGAESLAPSLYQMPAMPQADAWQKYLWSESANAALASMFKLFLTGLSDANKASIDSMEMANYNRFKTSCTTDVLDRSQTFGRDIATAIYNWSLTDNFNLSSVGYVPPPVTPASWVPTPPAYAPPVGPFLKDSRPFLAYSLTDLAPPMPFPFSEDTSSRFYKAVKEVYDIGKNAKADQQATATWWADAGGPGVGIPIPHHVLSIITWVLENQKAKLWEAAEVYAKTGIAFKDGGINTFRSKFHYNLIRPVTYIRRNIDTAWMSYLITPPYPEYTSGLVGIHAPYVQVLIKQFGDIPVTDNAYDWRGLPARNYKSLSAMLDEAAVSRIYGGLHYRFTQEISIKFGKELGNEIAAIQLVSPKHEHP